Below is a window of Candidatus Eremiobacteraceae bacterium DNA.
GGACGTCTCGCCGAAGCAGATCGTCTCGGTCGCGACGGCGCTCATCCCGTTCCTCGAGCACGACGACGCGAACCGCGCGCTCATGGGCGCGAACATGCAGCGCCAAGCCGTGCCGCTTTTGAAGCCGGACTCGCCGCTCGTCGGCACCGGCGTCGAATATCGGACGGCGAAGGACTCGGGCGGCGTCGTCGTCGCCGAAGAGTCGGGTGAAGTCGTCGGCGTCACGGCCGACCTCATCGAGATCAAGAACAAGGCGGGCATCGTCCGGCGCTACCCGCTGCTCAAGTACATGCGCTCGAACGCGGGCACGTGCATCAACCAGACGCCGATCGTGAGCAAGGGCGAGCATATCCGCAAGGGCACGATCATCGCCGACGGACCGTCGAGCGACGGCGGCGAGCTTTCGCTCGGACAAAACGTGCTCGTCGCGTTCATGCCGTGGGAAGGCTTCAACTACGAAGACGCGATCCTCATCTCCGAGAAGCTCGTCAAGGAAGACCGCTTCACCTCGATCCACATCGAGGAGTACGAGTGCGAGGCGCGCGACACGAAGCTCGGCCCTGAAGAGATCACGCGCGACATCCCCAACGTCGGCGAGGATGCGCTCCAGGACCTCGACGAGCAAGGCATCATCCGCATCGGAGCGGAGGTCCGGCCTGAGGACATCCTCGTCGGCAAGGTGACGCCGAAGGGCGAGACCGAGCTGACCGCGGAGGAGCGCCTGCTGCGCGCGATCTTCGGCGAGAAGTCGCGCGAAGTCCGCGACACGTCGCTGAAAGTGCCCCACGGCGAAAAGGGCAAAGTCATCGACGTCAAGGTCTTCAAGCGCGAGAACGGCGACGAACTGTCGCCGGGCGTCAACGAACTCGTCCGCGTCTACGTCGCGCAGAAGCGCAAGATCTTGCAGGGCGACAAGATGGCGGGCCGCCACGGCAACAAGGGCGTCATCGCGAAGGTGCTGCCCGAAGAAGACATGCCGTATCTCCCCGACGGCACGCCGATCGAGATCGTGCTCAATCCGCTCGGCGTTCCGAGCCGTATGAACGTCGGCCAGATCATGGAGACGCACCTCGGCTGGGCCGCGAAGCTGCTCGGCACGTACATCGCGACGCCGGTCTTCGACGGCGCGCGTGCGTCCGACATCCGCGAATGGCTCGAGCGCTCGAATCTGCCGCCGAGCGGCAAGACGATTCTTTACGACGGCCGCACCGGCGAGTCGTTCAACCGCGACGTCACCGTCGGCTACATCTACATGCTCAAGCTCGCGCATCTCGTCGACGACAAGATCCACGCGCGCTCGACCGGCCCATACTCGATGATCACGCAGCAGCCGCTCGGCGGTAAAGCGCAGTTCGGCGGCCAGCGCTTCGGCGAGATGGAGGTCTGGGCGCTCGAGGCGTACGGTGCCGCGTACACGCTTCAAGAGCTGCTGACCGTGAAGTCCGACGACGTCGTCGGCCGCGTCAAGACGTACGAAGCGATCGTCAAAGGCGAGAACGTCCTCGAGCCGGGCGTGCCCGAGTCGTTCAAGGTGCTCATCAAAGAGCTGCAAGCGCTCGCGCTCGACGTCAAAGTGCTGACGGAGAACCGCGAGGAGATCGAGATCCGGCTCACCGACGAAGACATGAGCGAGAAGGCGAGCGAGATCGGATTGCTCATGGGCGATGAGGATCCGAAGCTCGTCGCACCCGCCCCGACGACCGCCGCATCGCGCCCGCGCCGCGCGGGTGCGGAAGGTGACGGCGAAGAGTCCGAGGCGTTGCCCGCGGCGACGAGCACTGCGGTGCTCGAGCCCGAGCCCGACGAGGACGAAGACGAAACGGATCTCGGCGATGCGCTGTCGCTCGAGTCGCTCGGCGACGCGGGCCTCGGTTCGATCGAGGACGTAGAGCCGTAAAGTACAGGATCGTGATCGGGCGCGCCCTCGCGGGCGCGCCGGTCGAGATGAATCTCGACCGCTCCCATGTCGTTTTGATGGATAACAAATGCTAGACGTAAATAATTTTGACGCGATGAAGATCGGGCTCGCGAGCCCGGAACAGATCCGCGCGTGGTCGTTCGGCGAAGTGAAGAAGCCGGAGACCATCAACTACCGTACGCTCAAGCCCGAGCGCGACGGTCTTTTCTGCGAGAAGATATTCGGCCCGACCAAAGACTGGGAGTGCCACTGCGGCAAGTACAAGCGCATCCGCTTCAAGGGCATGATCTGCGACCGCTGCGGCGTCGAGATCACGCGCGCGAAGGTGCGCCGCGAGCGCATGGGTCACATCGAGCTCGCGACGCCGGTGTCGCATATATGGTATTTCAAGGGCGTGCCCTCGCGTATCGGCATCCTGCTCGATATGTCGCCGCGTCAGCTCGAGAAGGTCATCTACTTCGCCGCGTACATCGTCATCGATCCCGGCGGAACGCCGCTCGAGAAGCGCGAGATCCTGACCGAACAGAAGTATCGCGAACATCGCGAGAAGTACGGCAACGCGTTCCGCGCCGGCATGGGCGCCGAGGCTATCCGCGAGCTGCTGCGCGATCTCAACCTGCACAAGCTGCAGGCGGAGCTGCGTTCCGAGTTCCAGGAGACGAGCGGTCAGAAGCGCATCAAGGCGATCAAGCGCCTCGAAGTCGTCGAAGCGTTCCTCTCGTCGGGCAACAAGCCCGAGTGGATGGTACTGTCGTGCATCCCGGTCATCCCGCCCGAACTGCGCCCGATGGTGCAGCTCGACGGCGGCCGGTTCGCGACGTCCGACCTCAACGATCTCTACCGCCGCGTCATCAACCGCAACAACCGGTTGAAGCGGCTGCTCGAGCTGTCCGCGCCCGAGATCATCATCAAGAACGAGAAGCGCATGCTGCAGGAAGCGGTCGATGCGCTCGTCGACAATGGTCGCCGCGGGCGTCCGGTGACGGGTCCGAACAACCGGCCGCTCAAGTCGCTCTCCGACATCCTCAAGGGCAAGCAGGGCCGGTTCCGCCAGAACTTGCTCGGCAAGCGCGTCGACTACTCGGGCCGTTCGGTCATCGTCGTCGGTCCGAACCTCAGGCTCCATCAGTGCGGTCTGCCGAAAGAGATGGCGCTCGAGCTCTTCAAGCCGTTCGTCATGAAGAAGCTCGTCGACCGCGGCCAAGCGCACAACATCAAGAGCGCGAAGCGCATGGTCGAGCGGGTGCGGCCGGAGGTCTGGGACGTCCTCGATGAGGTCATCAAGGATCATCCGGTGCTGCTCAACCGCGCTCCGACGCTCCACCGCCTCGGCATCCAGGCGTTCGAGCCCGTGCTCGTCGAGGGCAAGGCGATCCAGATCCATCCGCTCGTCTGCACGCCGTACAACGCCGACTTCGACGGCGACCAGATGGCCGTCCACCTGCCGCTCTCCGCGGGCGCGCAGGCGGAGGCGCGCATCCTCATGCTCTCGAGCAACAACATCTTGCTGCCGGCGTTCGGCAATCCCGTGTCGATCCCGACGCAAGACATGGTGCTCGGCTTGTACTACCTGACGATCGACTCCGATACGGCCGCGCAGAAGAACGGCCGCAAGGACGACAAGGGCAAGGCCGTGCCGCGCTCGTTCTTCAACGAGAAAGAAGCGCAGATCGCGTACGACTGCAAAGCGATCACCTTGCACGAACCGATCATCGTGCGTTGGCGCGATGCCGGTACGATCGAGACGACGATGGGGCGCATCATCTTCAACTGCGCGCTCCCCGAGCATTGGCACCATCCGTTCCTCAACCAGACGATCGACAAGAAAGGCCTCCAGAAGTTCATCGCCGAGTGCTATCGCCGCTACGGCAACGCACAGACGGCGGGCTTCCTCGATGCGATCAAGACGCTCGGTTTCCGTTTCGCGACGGTCTCGGGCACGACCGTGTCGATCGACGACATCGTCATCCCGGACAAGAAGTACGAGCTCATCGCGAGCGCGGACAAGCGCGTCACGGACATCGACGATCTGTACAAGCAAGGCTTGCTCTCCGAGGACGAGCAGTACAACAAGACGATCGACATCTGGACGAAGACCGGCGATGAAGTGACGCAGGCCATGCTCGAGCAGCAGAACCGCCTCAACCCGATCTTCATGATGGCGACTTCGGGTGCGCGCGGCTCGATCGCCCAGGTGAAGCAGATCGCCGGCATGCGCGGCCTCATGGCCGACCCGTCCGGACGGATCTTGAGCATCCCGATCAAAGCGAACCTCAAAGAAGGTCTGACGGTGCTCGAGTACTTCATCTCGACGCACGGCGCGCGCAAGGGTCTCGCCGATACCGCGCTGCGGACGGCCGACTCGGGTTATCTGACGCGCCGTCTCGTCGACGTCGCGCAAGATGTCATCGTGCGGGAAGAGGACTGCAAGACGACCGACGGCATCACGGTGAGCGACATCGCCGTGGGCAAGGAGATCATCGAGCCGCTCCACATGCGGATCGTCGGTCGCTATTGCCTCGACGACATCCCCGATCCCGAAGGCGGACGCGGCGACTACATCGTCCGCGCCGGCGAAGAGATCGACGAGGACAAGGCGACGCGCATCGTCGCGGCCGGCTTCAAACAGGTGCGCATCCGTTCGGTGCTCACGTGCGAGGCGCGCGTCGGGGTCTGCGCGGTCTGCTACGGGCGTAACCTCGCGACCGGCGGGCAGGTCGACATCGGCGAAGCGGTGGGCATCATCGCGGCGCAGTCGATCGGCGAGCCGGGCACGCAGCTGACGCTGCGCACGTTCCACACGGGCGGCGTCGCGTCGGAGGACATCATCACCGGTCTGCCGCGCGTCGAGGAGCTCTTCGAAGCGCGCAAGCCGAAAGGCCAAGCGATCATCACCGAGCATACCGGCGGCCTGCACATCACCGAAGAGAAGGGTCTGCGCGAGGTCATCGTCACCGACGCGGAAGGCGAGGAGCACGTCTACGAGATCCCGTTCAACGTGCATCTCACCGTCCAAGACGGACAGCACGTCGCGGCGGGCGATCAGCTCATCGAGGGCTCGATCAATCCGCACGACATCCTGCGCATCAAGGGCGAGACGGCGCTGCAGAACTACCTCGTGCAAGAAGTGCAGAAGGTCTACAAGAGCCAGGGCGTCGACATCAACGACAAGCACATCGAAGTCATCGTGCGCAGCATGCTTCGCAAGAAGAAGATCACGGACAGCGGCGACACGCGCCTGCTGCCCGGTCAGATGCTCGACGGCGAGAAGTTCTTCGAAGAGAACGGGAAGGCTGCCGCCGACGGGCGCGAGCCGGCGAAGGCGGACACGGTGCTGCTCGGCGTGACGAAGGCCTCGCTCGCGACGGAGTCGTTCTTGTCGGCTGCGTCGTTCCAAGAGACGACGCGCGTTCTCACCCAAGCGGCCATCGAGGGCAAATACGATCCGCTGCTCGGCCTCAAGGAGAACGTCATCATCGGCAAGCTCATCCCGGCCGGCACCGGCATGCAGGTGTACAGGAACATCCGGGTCGAGCCCACCGACGACGCCCGTTCGTCGGCCTTCCCGCCCGGCACCTACGCCGAACCCGAGACCTACGCCTTCGGCCAGGGCTCCGGCGAGGCAGTGCCGCTGGAAGAGTACGACTTCGGCTCCTACAACAGGTAAGCCCAGGCACAGAAGGGGCTGGCGTCCGCTTGAAAAGCGACCGCCAGCCCCTTTTCATTTGAACCAGAACGCCGGTAGTTTCACCCGGCGCGGCCCGCGTGGCGCCAGACCCCCCGGTCAGAGCCCTCAGTCAGAGCCCCCGGTCAGCGGGCTCGTTGGCGCCATCAACACGCTCTCGCGCCGTGGTGCACGTTCCACCGTTTTGCCGGCTGCGGCCTGCGGCTCGCAGCCCCGGCCGGCACCGGGACCGGCACCCGCACCGGGACCGGGGTCGGCACCGGCACCCACACCCGGACCGGCACCCACACCGGCCACCACATTTCCGACATGTACGTATATGTGCCGCTGGCGGCCACGTGGCCAGCGAGTCGATTGCGCAATCGGCACGCTCTAGCGGGATCGATTGCGCAATTGGCACGCTGCGGACGGTGCGGCGTCGGCGCGGCCGCCGGGCCGGCGCGGCCGCCCGGCCGGGGCGGACGGGGGTGGGAATGCGGCGGCGGGGGCGGGGCGTTGGAGATGACTGGTGAGGGAGCGATCCTTGCGTGCGCGCTGATTTTGCTTGGTGCGCTCGGCATGGTAGTTTTTTCATTCGTGTCCGTGTGCGCATGGGCACGTAAGCGTGCCAGCTGACGGCGTGACCTAGTGCGGTGTTGACCTGGTTCTAGGCAGGCGATGGCTGGAAACGTGGGTTTCCTTCCCCTTTGGTGCGGCTCTGCATGAGCCGCTGATGCCCGGGCTGTGCGCCCGCTGACCTCCGGTCAGCGCGACACGCCCGACCTCGGGGGTCGGCGGAGGATAGGAAACCGCAGGTAGGGGGCCTACCTGAGGTCCCCGAAGGCCTCGGGGAGGGCCTGAATTTTAGCCGGAACGACAGCGGAAACGCCAACACGAATTACGGAGACGCGGTTGCCCACGATCCAGCAGCTGGTCCGCAAGGGCCGCCAGGACAAGGTAGCGAAGAACAAGACGCCTGCGCTCAAGGAGAGCCCGCAGCGCCGTGGCGTTTGCACGCGTGTCTACACGACCACGCCGAAGAAGCCGAACTCGGCCCTGCGCAAGGTCGCCAGGGTCCGGCTCACCAGTCAGATCGAGGTCACCGCGTACATCCCCGGAGTCGGCCACAACCTGCAGGAGCACTCCATCGTGCTCGTGCGCGGTGGCCGGGTGCGGGATCTTCCCGGCGTCCGCTACAAGATCATCCGCGGGTCACTGGACACCCAGGGCGTGCGCAACCGTAAGCAAGCTCGGAGCCGGTACGGAGCGAAGAAGGAGAAGAGCTGAGATGCCTCGCAAGGGTCCCGCGACGAAGCGGCAGCTTGTCACCGATCCGGTCTACGGCTCGCCGCTGGTAACCGCGCTCGCCAACAAGGTCCTCAAGGACGGCAAGCGTTCGCTCGCCGAGCACATCGTGTACGGGGCACTGGAGGGCTGCCGGGACAAGACCGGCAACGACCCGGTGATCACCCTCAAGCGCGCGCTGGACAACGTCAAGCCGACGCTGGAGGTCAAGAGCCGCCGGGTCGGCGGCGCGACCTACCAGGTGCCGGTCGAGGTCCGTGCGTCCCGCAGCACCACGCTGGCGCTGCGGTGGATCGTCGCCTACTCGCGGCAGCGCCGGGAGAAGACGATGACCGAGCGGCTCATGAACGAGCTGCTGGACGCGAGCAATGGCCTCGGCGCGAGCGTCAAGCGCCGGGAGGACACACACAAGATGGCGGAGTCCAACAAGGCCTTCGCCCACTACCGCTGGTAATCACAAAGACGTAAAGAGAACTGAGGAATCGTGGCCACCCAGACCGCCGTAGACCTCGCCAAGGTCCGCAACATCGGGATCATGGCGCATATCGACGCGGGCAAAACCACTACGACCGAACGCATCCTGTTCTACACCGGCATCAACTACAAGATCGGTGAGGTTCATGAGGGCGCGGCCACCATGGACTGGATGGAGCAGGAGCAGGAACGCGGCATTACCATCACCTCTGCCGCTACCACGACGAGCTGGCTCGGCCACACCATCAACATCATCGACACCCCAGGCCACGTGGACTTCACCGTCGAGGTGGAGCGCTCGCTG
It encodes the following:
- the rpsG gene encoding 30S ribosomal protein S7, coding for MPRKGPATKRQLVTDPVYGSPLVTALANKVLKDGKRSLAEHIVYGALEGCRDKTGNDPVITLKRALDNVKPTLEVKSRRVGGATYQVPVEVRASRSTTLALRWIVAYSRQRREKTMTERLMNELLDASNGLGASVKRREDTHKMAESNKAFAHYRW
- the rpsL gene encoding 30S ribosomal protein S12 → MPTIQQLVRKGRQDKVAKNKTPALKESPQRRGVCTRVYTTTPKKPNSALRKVARVRLTSQIEVTAYIPGVGHNLQEHSIVLVRGGRVRDLPGVRYKIIRGSLDTQGVRNRKQARSRYGAKKEKS